One segment of Natronosalvus halobius DNA contains the following:
- a CDS encoding DEAD/DEAH box helicase family protein, with the protein MENFDQKLVLTEYLYSKFGADSFDQFRDALNDAEEGFKADNRSRFVEQLTTELEPTDWLWEHIEEYDRNISEYERRLAKNREENIRLKYFQYLSLLFTEIYLDLYYNYEEKLREEFSFLIEDKRAELDVEDLYPLEEDTLSKLAYWMATGSGKTLIMHANLWQFQRYSDQEPANVLLITPNEGLTDQHLEEFEASGIDARRFSPERNSSSGTTIDVLDIHKISDETGEKTYAVDTFEGDNLVFVDEGHKGAQGDQWITYREQVIGDGGFSFEYSATFGQALSSIENEQLQNRYVQSIIFDYSFRNFHVDGFGKEYDILNLAEETELRRGKYLTANLLSFYEQKKYYVENEAELAPFNLENPLWIFVGQTVNAVSGRTITKKDKASDVETVVRFLARFLRERDTVIYEIEDVLSGTEFVDEEGRSLFENKFDYLEGNSLSADEIYDEILDLVFNASSGAELSVVHLKNAENEIGLRVGRNEKYFGLISIGSTRKFIKRIEENTQITTEEQEFKRALFTELNSDDSNINVLIGAKKFTDGWDSYRVASMGLMRVGRSEGSEIIQIFGRGIRLRGMNNALKRSSYLEIPDAELPEHIHVLERLNVFGIKADYIKDFEAQLQKENIPTRFVRRSVETTVKADLLEDELPIPRKREDAAFVSSTSLKLPVSEEHAPAVDLYSNVQTLRSSDTQTRAQEKYNARSEDLDLDLVDWDRLLIELIDYKQQQGYSNLILDVPQIETVIRDDHFTLTCPESRLHFDDPIEAKVQTEEVVRIILRSYVDNVFSAEKSDWEDKRREYQLLQPDDPELNFELTFRVPEEPEIVETMNEILALDDRSTNAYRLEFDRSLYDPLFIKKRIEAEDREDRLKAPVQALNEGEQRLVERLDALIDAGTLRRQDVYLLRNPQGTGIGFEQGGYPDFILWIKSDDKQTIIFLDPHGMVFEPEDIEKSNKVKLNDRIKALEDRLDDPHIEMRSYVISVTDVTDLRKSKNVSLEKYEEHNVYFQNRGYLKKILLDAGVNVLEEQLPSDN; encoded by the coding sequence ATGGAAAACTTTGACCAAAAACTAGTGCTGACCGAATACCTGTATAGCAAATTCGGCGCCGACAGCTTCGATCAGTTCCGAGACGCGCTCAACGATGCTGAAGAGGGATTCAAGGCTGACAACCGAAGCCGATTCGTCGAGCAACTTACTACCGAGCTGGAACCGACTGACTGGCTCTGGGAACACATTGAGGAGTACGATCGAAACATCTCGGAGTACGAGAGACGGTTAGCAAAAAACCGTGAGGAGAATATCCGTCTCAAGTACTTTCAGTACCTTTCGCTGCTGTTCACCGAGATCTACCTGGACCTCTACTACAATTACGAGGAGAAACTGCGAGAGGAATTCAGCTTCCTGATCGAGGACAAACGGGCTGAACTCGACGTCGAGGATCTGTACCCCCTGGAAGAGGATACGCTCAGTAAACTCGCCTACTGGATGGCGACCGGTTCAGGGAAGACGCTCATAATGCACGCAAACCTCTGGCAGTTTCAGAGATACAGCGACCAGGAGCCGGCAAACGTGCTGTTGATCACGCCAAACGAGGGACTGACAGATCAACACCTCGAGGAGTTCGAAGCGAGCGGAATCGACGCACGCCGCTTTAGCCCGGAGCGTAACTCCAGTTCCGGAACGACAATCGACGTCTTAGACATCCACAAAATTAGCGACGAAACTGGCGAGAAAACGTACGCTGTCGACACGTTCGAGGGAGATAATCTCGTCTTCGTTGATGAAGGTCACAAAGGCGCACAAGGTGATCAGTGGATTACCTATCGGGAGCAAGTAATTGGCGACGGTGGATTCTCGTTCGAGTACAGCGCCACGTTTGGCCAGGCGCTCAGTTCCATCGAGAACGAGCAACTCCAGAATCGCTACGTTCAGTCGATCATCTTCGACTACTCCTTCAGAAACTTCCACGTCGATGGATTTGGGAAAGAGTACGACATCCTGAACCTCGCCGAGGAAACCGAGTTGCGCCGCGGCAAATACCTCACTGCTAACCTGCTCTCGTTCTACGAACAGAAGAAGTACTACGTCGAAAATGAAGCCGAGTTGGCGCCCTTCAATCTCGAAAATCCACTCTGGATCTTCGTCGGGCAAACGGTCAACGCGGTCAGTGGCCGAACGATCACGAAGAAAGACAAAGCCTCCGACGTCGAAACGGTAGTCCGATTCCTCGCACGATTCCTCCGAGAGCGAGATACCGTTATCTACGAAATCGAGGACGTGTTGTCTGGTACGGAGTTCGTAGACGAGGAAGGACGGAGTCTCTTCGAAAACAAGTTCGACTATCTCGAGGGGAACTCGTTATCTGCCGATGAAATTTACGATGAAATACTCGATCTCGTATTTAACGCATCATCGGGCGCCGAATTGAGCGTCGTTCACCTCAAGAACGCTGAAAATGAGATCGGACTACGGGTCGGCCGCAACGAGAAGTACTTTGGTCTCATCAGTATCGGTTCTACGCGAAAATTCATCAAGCGCATCGAAGAAAATACGCAGATAACGACTGAAGAGCAGGAATTCAAGCGTGCACTATTCACGGAGTTGAATTCAGACGACTCCAACATCAACGTCCTCATCGGCGCGAAGAAGTTCACCGATGGATGGGATAGTTACCGCGTTGCGAGCATGGGCCTCATGCGTGTTGGACGCAGCGAGGGCTCCGAGATCATCCAAATTTTCGGCCGTGGGATCCGTCTGCGCGGGATGAACAATGCTCTGAAGCGGAGTTCGTACCTAGAAATCCCCGACGCAGAACTCCCAGAGCACATCCACGTCCTGGAGCGACTGAACGTCTTCGGCATCAAGGCAGACTATATCAAGGACTTCGAGGCGCAATTACAGAAAGAAAATATCCCAACCAGGTTCGTTCGACGGAGTGTCGAAACGACCGTAAAAGCCGACCTGCTCGAGGACGAATTGCCTATTCCACGAAAGCGAGAGGACGCGGCGTTCGTTTCCTCGACTAGCCTGAAACTGCCAGTATCCGAGGAGCATGCGCCGGCTGTCGATCTGTATTCTAACGTCCAAACATTACGGAGTTCGGATACGCAAACACGTGCCCAGGAGAAGTACAATGCACGGAGCGAGGACCTCGATCTCGATCTCGTAGACTGGGACCGACTCTTGATCGAACTAATCGACTACAAACAACAGCAGGGCTACTCTAACCTCATCCTCGATGTACCCCAGATCGAGACGGTTATTCGAGACGACCATTTCACCCTTACCTGTCCAGAATCCCGACTCCACTTCGATGATCCGATCGAAGCAAAAGTGCAGACTGAAGAAGTCGTCCGCATTATTCTCCGGTCCTACGTCGACAACGTGTTCAGTGCCGAGAAATCCGACTGGGAAGACAAACGCCGTGAGTATCAACTGCTTCAACCGGACGATCCCGAACTGAACTTCGAATTAACGTTTCGGGTTCCCGAGGAGCCAGAGATCGTCGAAACGATGAACGAGATTTTGGCACTGGACGACCGGTCGACGAACGCGTATAGACTCGAATTCGACCGAAGTCTCTACGATCCGCTGTTCATCAAAAAACGGATCGAAGCAGAGGACCGCGAAGACCGGCTGAAAGCACCTGTACAGGCGCTCAACGAGGGCGAGCAGCGGTTAGTCGAACGGCTCGATGCGCTCATCGACGCAGGTACCCTCCGTCGACAGGATGTCTACCTTCTCAGGAACCCACAGGGGACAGGAATCGGTTTCGAACAGGGTGGATATCCCGACTTTATCCTCTGGATCAAGTCCGACGATAAGCAAACGATCATCTTCTTAGATCCACACGGAATGGTCTTCGAGCCAGAGGACATCGAAAAATCGAACAAAGTGAAACTGAACGATCGGATCAAAGCCCTCGAAGACCGACTGGACGACCCTCACATCGAGATGCGTTCGTACGTAATCTCCGTCACTGACGTAACTGACTTACGGAAGTCAAAGAACGTTAGCCTGGAGAAGTACGAGGAACACAATGTGTACTTCCAAAACAGGGGGTATCTAAAGAAGATCCTCCTGGACGCTGGCGTTAACGTACTCGAGGAACAGTTACCCTCGGATAATTGA
- a CDS encoding PD-(D/E)XK nuclease family protein, which produces MSLKRSKSIDRLYHEVADYDLVIVPDSPLADALNRRLERPHFGPFAITPRRLATRRRETAEDRTAFLEVIDETDLSWKEVAYTVGNVLQCWEYRGSADAILEYEAFDTPATRTVVDVVRSLQTSSRLLADYEIDVAADEAIAVVGERQLTNLERSILPDEYDSIDRFTDDAFDLPAFRIFESPTAIIDAILDAVTRENANEIGIVLEAGSDYSPLVESALETAEIPYYGGPGFMDDRDHRAFVQLLRCTTAGSDTRVRTIKPLLSCLGATVPVEHDEKRLVDVDDPEIDWLRAFTEDADALTFEETLNAYEDRTGRTLEGFREELDTLGVLEESITADAINRLAFYLETYEVPIDRDNEGVLLADAKSASFVDRPVVFYLGLDEDWTHNSPNRPWVDRDEEYERNVDGFQTLLQSGVDRHYLVQDAAGGSPVTPCLYFDALLETEFDRFSDLASICHDRTDRSTGDGFDRVPLDADVEPKRVETVSQSSLNTYANSPRDYFFGRLVEGPDRHYFVEGNLFHDFAEFVANHPGFVDDARLEDVVDVMIEETRAFHRAIDIVTQRTRYRIGLETIVEYLGEHAPTDTTFLTPSSGWGANFFAEYFDRDVDSPATERWFEAEDLRLEGKIDLVQSPTRLVDFKSGTRNSASQVTKYASLDEPSDRPNFQALCYLTYWRRQQPNEALEFTFFHFLETLDDVVTGDATETLEDCLTTITYHPIAFDEFVQSRTVFDELREEAANDCTRTFSKTDYETYLATFDAHDVPRTRDADEMADSPFGKALVEHLVDDVGDYKYVKNGCLQAFRHLCGYRKAGYFVEDLDAFERFVDEQLEELNRYRRGDDRFPIDGRAGEPNYRYVNNRDMLLTESRSTRDGLQATQIEEPLEAEPTGAEANR; this is translated from the coding sequence GTGTCACTCAAACGGTCGAAATCGATCGATCGGCTGTATCACGAGGTCGCCGACTACGACCTCGTGATCGTCCCCGACTCGCCGCTGGCAGACGCCCTCAACCGCCGCCTCGAGCGACCCCATTTCGGGCCGTTCGCAATCACACCCCGGCGGCTCGCTACCCGCCGCCGAGAGACCGCGGAGGACCGGACGGCCTTCCTCGAAGTAATCGATGAGACCGATCTCAGCTGGAAGGAGGTTGCGTACACCGTCGGAAACGTGCTCCAGTGCTGGGAGTACCGGGGAAGCGCCGACGCAATCCTCGAGTACGAGGCGTTCGACACGCCGGCGACCAGAACCGTCGTCGACGTGGTCAGGTCGCTGCAGACGTCCTCACGACTCCTCGCAGACTACGAGATCGACGTTGCTGCAGACGAAGCGATTGCAGTCGTCGGTGAACGCCAGTTGACGAACCTCGAGCGGTCGATTCTCCCCGACGAGTACGATTCGATCGATCGGTTCACCGATGACGCGTTCGATCTTCCGGCGTTTCGAATCTTTGAGTCACCGACAGCGATCATCGATGCGATTCTCGACGCCGTCACGCGCGAGAACGCGAACGAGATCGGCATCGTACTCGAGGCAGGCAGCGACTATTCGCCGCTCGTCGAATCGGCTCTCGAGACGGCGGAAATTCCCTACTACGGCGGTCCTGGATTCATGGACGACCGGGATCACCGTGCGTTCGTTCAGTTGCTGCGCTGTACGACGGCTGGCTCCGACACCCGCGTTCGCACGATAAAACCGCTGCTCTCGTGTCTCGGTGCAACGGTGCCCGTCGAACACGACGAGAAGCGACTGGTCGACGTCGACGACCCCGAGATCGATTGGCTTCGTGCGTTCACCGAAGATGCGGACGCGCTCACCTTCGAAGAGACGCTGAACGCGTACGAAGATCGAACGGGGCGAACGCTCGAGGGGTTCCGCGAGGAACTCGATACACTGGGCGTACTCGAGGAGTCGATCACGGCGGACGCGATCAATCGCCTCGCGTTTTACCTCGAGACCTACGAGGTACCGATCGACCGGGACAACGAGGGAGTCCTACTGGCGGATGCGAAGTCGGCGTCGTTCGTCGATCGGCCGGTCGTCTTCTATCTGGGCCTCGACGAGGACTGGACCCACAACTCGCCTAACCGTCCGTGGGTCGACCGTGACGAGGAGTACGAGCGAAACGTAGACGGCTTCCAGACGCTCCTCCAGAGCGGTGTCGACCGCCACTATCTCGTCCAGGACGCGGCCGGTGGCTCACCCGTCACGCCGTGTCTCTACTTCGATGCGTTGCTCGAGACCGAATTCGATCGGTTCAGCGATCTCGCGTCGATTTGTCACGACCGAACTGACCGGTCGACCGGCGATGGATTCGATCGAGTACCGCTGGATGCAGACGTCGAACCTAAACGCGTCGAGACGGTCAGTCAGTCGAGTCTGAACACGTACGCGAACTCTCCACGGGACTACTTCTTCGGCCGACTCGTCGAGGGCCCAGACAGACACTACTTCGTCGAGGGAAATCTCTTTCACGACTTCGCCGAGTTCGTCGCCAACCACCCCGGGTTCGTCGACGATGCGCGTCTCGAGGACGTCGTCGACGTCATGATCGAGGAGACGCGTGCGTTTCATCGGGCGATCGACATCGTGACACAGCGGACGCGGTATCGAATCGGCCTCGAAACGATCGTCGAATATCTCGGCGAACACGCTCCAACCGACACGACGTTCCTGACGCCGTCGAGTGGCTGGGGGGCTAATTTCTTCGCAGAATACTTCGACCGCGATGTCGACTCACCGGCGACCGAGCGGTGGTTCGAAGCCGAGGACCTTCGACTCGAAGGGAAGATCGACCTCGTTCAGTCGCCGACACGGCTCGTCGATTTCAAGAGCGGAACCAGAAACTCCGCGTCGCAGGTAACTAAATACGCATCGCTCGATGAACCGAGTGACAGGCCGAACTTCCAGGCACTGTGTTATCTCACCTACTGGCGTCGACAACAGCCAAATGAAGCCCTCGAATTCACGTTCTTTCACTTCCTCGAGACGCTCGACGACGTCGTCACCGGTGACGCCACGGAGACGCTCGAAGACTGTCTGACGACGATAACCTACCACCCAATCGCGTTCGACGAGTTCGTGCAGTCCAGGACGGTCTTCGACGAACTCCGTGAAGAGGCCGCTAACGACTGTACCAGGACGTTCTCGAAAACCGACTACGAGACGTACCTGGCGACGTTCGACGCCCACGACGTCCCCAGAACGCGAGACGCGGACGAGATGGCTGATTCACCGTTTGGCAAAGCGCTGGTCGAACACCTCGTCGACGACGTTGGCGACTACAAGTACGTCAAAAATGGCTGTTTGCAGGCGTTCAGACACCTCTGTGGCTACCGCAAAGCGGGCTACTTCGTGGAAGACCTCGACGCGTTCGAGCGCTTCGTCGACGAGCAACTCGAGGAGTTGAACCGCTACCGTCGTGGCGACGACCGCTTCCCGATCGACGGTCGTGCTGGCGAACCGAACTACCGCTACGTGAACAATCGCGATATGCTACTCACTGAATCCCGATCGACTCGAGACGGTCTCCAGGCCACCCAGATCGAAGAACCACTCGAAGCCGAGCCAACGGGTGCCGAGGCAAACCGATGA
- a CDS encoding site-specific DNA-methyltransferase: protein MAALEDIADLRGFGPSKIENFKDAGYEDLEDLQGITWEELGDIRGIKSPSKRRLLLSFLEENGLREKPDRTENYERFRALLEELFQFESADLDFGIYRIMNEKRAEIRAFLDEGLPERVENELDEFRSAKEQDARRRLEAAKTQIQEDFPNWVDEHGNVDEGLLPDDAQGIAKERKEAYFDARQAIEQAEVAEQTEAAIYQDLYRFFKRYYDDGDFVAQRRAANQEKYAIPYNGEEVTLHWANREQYFVKTGEEFTDYTFRKDSYTITFKVHDAHVKRNDRKDEGKYFVLRESNSLTQDGRDVTVHFEYRSLTPDDYETYDLSEGSRTKGRDIQKGIEKRILSRASTQLAETLRKDSAVKQSDSTVLQRHLRSYRTKNESDYFIHKDLNGFLQRELEFYLKNEIFSWTQITEERGEIPFHVRARLNAIENIATDIIDLVSEIENFQKRLFEKQKFVVGSEYCITLDHVPEDYYSQILDNDEQIEAWKELYAIDDSEDEGLSRFTTGEAIDETFLRNNPSVMLDTQYFDTAFVFEILKEIEPLNDAVDGIAIQSENFQALNLLEPTFGNQIAVSYIDPPYNTGDDEGFVYKDNFQSSSWLSMMYDRTSLAKQLLTDNGKLFVSISDDEFSNLKKALDTVFGRENFVSDIIWNSTKSVTNPAPISNAHTHTLFFAKDKELFKANKDEFRLPAITDGFENPDDDPRGPWKADPFEVGGERPNQRYEITNPKTGETFTPKDGNSWKNDFETFQQLQEDDRIVFGKTGTGRPKRKRFLDEAKERGTTPTTLWDDLDTTTNATTYLRNMFGERGLFNNPKPVSLVKQFAKLGTQSDDYILDFFAGSGTTAEATIRLNEEEGSERKYIVIDMGEHFKEVLKPRIIKSVYSDEWEDGTPIATDNESVSHVFKYYSLEQYEDTLDNLESDDQQSRIDEFTGRHLKYFLDFELEGSSLLEIDELRTPFEYQMKIRSADELEDTPVDLVETFNHLLGLHVDRIRRYERLDREYRVVHGENEDGDVTVIWRPVYDDDDAEFFERERDFLRDEVVDDEDVLYINRDSALPETRSIEKAFGNRMW, encoded by the coding sequence ATGGCTGCACTCGAGGACATCGCGGATCTACGAGGTTTTGGCCCGTCAAAAATAGAGAACTTTAAGGATGCAGGATATGAGGATCTCGAAGACTTGCAGGGCATCACCTGGGAGGAACTCGGTGACATTCGAGGAATCAAATCACCTTCTAAGCGTCGGTTACTGTTATCATTTCTCGAGGAAAATGGACTGCGGGAGAAGCCAGATAGAACTGAAAATTACGAGCGATTTCGAGCACTCCTGGAGGAACTCTTTCAGTTCGAGAGTGCCGACCTGGACTTCGGCATCTATCGGATAATGAACGAGAAGCGCGCTGAAATTAGAGCGTTTCTCGACGAGGGCTTGCCGGAACGCGTTGAAAACGAATTAGACGAATTTCGATCGGCGAAAGAGCAAGACGCAAGACGCCGGCTCGAAGCAGCGAAGACACAAATTCAGGAGGACTTTCCAAACTGGGTCGACGAGCACGGTAACGTCGACGAAGGGCTACTTCCAGACGACGCGCAGGGGATCGCCAAAGAGCGGAAAGAAGCCTATTTCGACGCCAGGCAAGCGATCGAGCAGGCTGAAGTCGCCGAACAAACCGAGGCAGCAATCTATCAGGATCTCTATCGGTTCTTTAAACGGTACTACGACGACGGTGACTTCGTCGCTCAACGCCGAGCCGCGAACCAAGAAAAGTACGCAATCCCATACAATGGTGAAGAGGTCACGCTCCACTGGGCGAACAGAGAGCAATACTTCGTCAAAACTGGTGAGGAATTTACGGATTATACGTTCCGTAAAGATTCGTATACTATCACGTTCAAAGTCCACGACGCTCACGTCAAACGAAATGACCGGAAAGACGAAGGGAAATATTTCGTTCTCAGGGAATCCAATTCACTGACTCAGGACGGTCGAGACGTCACCGTACACTTCGAATATCGGTCGCTGACGCCAGACGATTACGAAACGTACGACCTCTCTGAAGGATCTCGAACAAAGGGACGAGATATCCAAAAAGGGATCGAGAAACGGATTCTCTCTCGAGCAAGTACCCAACTTGCGGAAACGCTTCGAAAAGATTCGGCCGTCAAACAGAGCGATAGCACCGTGCTACAGCGTCATCTACGGAGCTATCGGACGAAGAACGAAAGCGACTACTTCATCCACAAAGATCTGAACGGATTCCTCCAGCGAGAACTCGAGTTCTACCTCAAAAACGAAATCTTCTCCTGGACACAAATTACTGAAGAGCGGGGTGAGATTCCGTTTCACGTCCGTGCAAGGCTGAACGCTATCGAGAACATCGCCACCGACATCATCGACCTCGTCTCCGAGATCGAGAACTTCCAGAAACGGCTCTTCGAGAAGCAGAAGTTCGTCGTCGGGAGCGAATACTGTATTACGCTCGACCACGTCCCAGAAGACTATTACTCGCAGATCCTGGACAACGACGAGCAGATCGAAGCCTGGAAAGAACTGTACGCGATTGACGATAGTGAAGACGAGGGATTATCGAGATTCACAACTGGTGAGGCTATCGACGAGACGTTCCTCCGAAACAATCCGTCGGTAATGCTCGACACGCAGTACTTCGATACAGCGTTCGTCTTCGAGATCCTGAAGGAAATTGAACCACTGAACGATGCGGTGGATGGAATTGCAATTCAATCCGAGAACTTCCAGGCGCTGAACCTCCTCGAGCCAACATTCGGGAATCAAATCGCAGTATCGTACATCGACCCACCATACAACACCGGCGACGATGAGGGGTTCGTCTACAAGGATAACTTCCAGAGTTCCAGTTGGTTGTCGATGATGTACGATCGGACCTCCCTCGCAAAACAACTTCTCACAGACAATGGCAAACTGTTCGTCTCCATCAGCGACGACGAGTTTTCGAATCTAAAGAAAGCCCTCGACACTGTGTTCGGTCGTGAAAACTTCGTCTCGGATATCATCTGGAACTCGACTAAATCAGTAACGAATCCCGCTCCAATCTCGAACGCCCATACCCACACCCTATTTTTCGCGAAGGACAAAGAGCTATTCAAAGCTAACAAGGACGAATTCCGGCTGCCGGCGATAACAGACGGCTTCGAGAACCCCGACGACGATCCGCGAGGCCCGTGGAAAGCAGATCCCTTCGAAGTTGGTGGGGAACGACCTAATCAGCGATACGAAATTACCAACCCGAAGACCGGCGAGACCTTCACGCCGAAAGATGGCAATAGCTGGAAGAACGACTTCGAGACGTTCCAGCAGTTGCAAGAAGACGACCGAATCGTCTTCGGAAAGACAGGAACTGGACGACCGAAGCGAAAGCGGTTCCTGGACGAGGCGAAAGAACGCGGTACCACCCCGACCACGCTCTGGGACGACCTCGATACGACGACCAACGCAACGACCTATCTACGGAATATGTTTGGCGAACGTGGGTTGTTCAACAACCCGAAGCCGGTCAGCCTGGTCAAACAGTTCGCAAAACTGGGCACCCAGTCCGACGATTACATCCTCGACTTCTTCGCCGGATCTGGAACGACTGCTGAAGCCACGATTCGACTGAACGAGGAGGAAGGAAGCGAGAGAAAGTACATCGTCATCGACATGGGTGAACACTTCAAGGAGGTGCTAAAGCCCAGAATCATCAAGTCAGTCTACAGCGACGAGTGGGAGGATGGAACGCCCATCGCTACGGACAACGAGAGCGTCTCACACGTCTTCAAGTATTACTCCCTGGAGCAGTACGAAGACACACTCGATAACCTCGAATCGGACGATCAACAGAGCCGAATAGACGAGTTCACTGGGAGGCATCTCAAGTACTTCCTCGATTTCGAACTCGAAGGGTCCTCACTCCTCGAAATCGACGAGTTGCGAACCCCCTTCGAGTACCAGATGAAAATTCGTTCAGCGGACGAACTGGAAGACACGCCCGTAGACCTGGTCGAGACCTTCAACCACCTGCTCGGACTGCACGTCGACAGGATTCGGCGCTACGAACGACTCGATCGCGAATACAGAGTCGTTCACGGAGAAAACGAAGACGGGGACGTAACCGTCATTTGGCGGCCCGTATACGACGACGACGATGCGGAGTTCTTCGAGCGTGAACGAGACTTCTTGCGTGACGAAGTCGTCGACGACGAAGACGTCTTGTACATCAATCGCGACAGCGCTCTTCCTGAGACGCGTTCAATTGAGAAGGCCTTCGGAAATCGGATGTGGTGA